CCACAGGGTGCGCGAAGACCTACTCGGTCAGGCACATGGCTCTCTCAAGGCCTGCGCCTCGGCCGCCCCTAGAGACCCCGCTCCGGTGCGCCTGTGGTTGTCCCGGTCAAAGCTCCTGTTGAAATCGGGTTGCCTGTGCGGTGACGGGAGGTGCAGCGGCAGAGAGGGAGGTTAATGTCTTTCCCGAGAGACGGGGTGAGTTCTCACGGGGATGGACTCCCGGCCGCAAGAGTGGGTTGTGCCgacccctctgctgccctctctcaCACAATCGCCTGCCTGTCTTTCCTGCCACATCAGGACGCAGCACGAGGCTCCAACACCCGGCTGCCAACCTCAGGGACCCTGAGCGCAAGTCACCCTCTTTCCTTTACAAACCAGCCAGCCTCAGGTGCTCTGCTGCAGCGACAGGAAGTGGACTGAGACCACCCGGGAGGGCTGGGCTCTGTCTTCCTGCGTGCTGTGCCCTTGGCTTGGCTGCCCCATCCCCGCAGTCTGGTTCATAAGATTCCAACCTGGAGCAATTCCATGTGTTCTTAAGACCCAGGCCAATGTTACCATTTACTGGGGCTTAGTTTTGCATAACTAATTGGGAATTTGCAGTGTGTCTGGTAAACAGTTTCTGCCTTCTCTTGCCCATTCGCCATGGGTTACAACCAGACAGCCCCGCTGCGGGCTGAGCTATCCCAGAGGGGCAGAACAGACCTGTACCCGGGTCTGGCACAGAACTCGCTGACACAAGACAAACGGAAGGGACCCTTGCTGGGGGTGTGGATCCCCCAGGTACAAGCACAGGTGCAGACggcccaggcctggggccccgagagagagggaggggagggagggaagggagtgaGCTCAAGGGCTGGGTGCAGGCCCAGGGGCTCCTTCAGCAGGGTAGGCGCCCGCAGCGAGTGTCCTGGGGCAGAGGGGTCCGGCAGAGGCGGAGCAGAGGACCTGGCAGGCACAGTCAGCCACTTTGCAACTTCCCACGATGACTCATgagcaccccgcccccaccccgaccAATCTCACTCGGGGAGTTTGCAGTGAACCCCCGAAAACAAACGCCACAGGTAATGCTGAAGCAGGCAGTCTGGGGGCCACAgtgggtcccaggtgccaggtgcgGAGGGAGACAGGTGGCGCCTGGCATCCGAGGGCAGCAATGCACGCAGACCGCAAAGATGCCCTGGAAGACTGCAAAGCTGCTGGGTACAAAACAGCCGAGCGGAGCATGGCCTCGCCAAGGTTACTGAAGATACGCCCCAAATACTTCCACAGACATGTGTCTAATGAGGCAGACGCGGGCCGATGCGGACATTCTGCAGCCAAACCCCGAGTGATGAATCTAACCTATGGAATCTCCCATAGCAGCCGGCAACCGCACGCAGGAAACTCAGCCACACAGAGGTCAAGGCCAAGGCCGTTTCTGGCTAGAGAAACGCTCCTTTGTTTGAGTGACCAGACCATCAGATGGTTCAGAGAGCCAATGGTCCCGAGACGAAACGTGTCTCAGAGACGTCTTGGGAGAATCTTGTGCAAAAGCGAAAAGGCGTCTGGGTAACTTTGCTCCCGTAGCCTTGGCTTTGGTTCTATCCTCACTGCTTCTTTAAACAtgaattaaaactgaaaaacaaaactctgtgtggggggcgggggtgggcgggtGAGTGTTGGAGACGGTACCCAGCGCCTGCCTCCCAGTGGAGCTCTGGCCTTCCAAACAATGCAGGCCGGTCACTCATCAGATGGAGATTGAGTTTTATCTGATTAACTGACGGACAGCATCCTTCTCCATCTCGCAGGAGCCTTCTGTGGGAAAGGCATTTTGCAGACTGCAGGGAAAAGTTCAGCCTTGGCTTCCCTCCTGCTCGGCCAGTGGAAAATTACAAAGGAGGCCGGGCTGCCCTCGGCCTCGCTCACCGGATCCTCCTGGACCCaggaaaacacagagagaaacccGAAAACAGAGACAGCCATCACCACCTACCTGGGGCAGAGAGCAGTCTGggaggcggcgggggcgggggcggcgggggcagcgggggagggggccggcactggcaGATGTGTTGGCAGCTGTCCGTCACCTTGGAGCAGGACTTCTGGGGCTCACCGTGCGTCACCTGCGGAGAGGAGCACACAGAGAGATGTAGGAGACAGGAAGCAATGGGAAGCCGAGATGGGCCCGCCCCACTGCAGTTCCccagggactggaacctgggatGCCTCCCCAAAGCCGGGGCAGGAGGGACCCACGGAAGCTGGGCTGGCCAGCTCTGCTGGGGACCAGCTACGGGGCCCTGGGCAAGTACCTGGCTGTGAGGGAGGGGTAGACAAGAACAGGCAGGCCACCTTGCGGAATCCCCCTACCGCGCAAGCGAGGAAGCCGAGAACCAGGCACCGTGGCTGCCCGAGGGTGCCACTCTCAGTACCAGGGCACGATCCCACCTTCTCGGCAGCCCGACCCAGCTGCCACCCCCATCTCCCTCGCTTCAGCACACTGTCCAGTCCTCATCTTCTCGTGTCCACCTGGGGCAGGGCCCTCCCTTCCCGGGGAGGACCCTCACCCGGCCAGGCCTCTAAAGGGGACAGAGCAGCCTGCCTGGTGCTCTCCATCAGCCTCTGGGCGGTCATGTGGGGAGCGCTCCTCCAACCATCCCTACCCCCACAAGCCCCAGGTGCACATCCACACTGCCCTGGGACCGAATGACCCACGAGGCGCTGCTGGACCTGACTCCCAGCGACCTCTCAGCCCCGCCCTGCTGGGCCCCGgcccttggggccagcatggtcTCCCGCCCAGCCCCCTTCTCTGCCTGTTACTCAGCACAGCTCTCACCTGCTCCAGGAAGCTCCCCACCTCCCTGACCAGGCACCAGGCCTGGCAGTGGGGTCACCTGTGGGTGACTGCCTGCTGCCCACCTGTCTTCACCTGGGCATTCtacgaggggacttcaaaaagttcgtggaaaatggaacttaaaAGCAAGTGTATTTTGGTTCAAAAGATACAAGCACAGTGTTCTCCATGATACACGTTCCCCATGATCTTTCTGCAAggattccaaatattttttgcaccaacacaAACACCGTTTTACTCCATTTTCATGAACGTTTGGAAGCAGCCCTGTAAGGTGTAtgagagcaggggccagtgccccGGCCCACCCCCATTATTATAAACCAGCTCCCAAGGCAGCGCTAGCATTCGGTCAGTGCCTGCTGAGTGCAGGCAAGCATGCCGCAATCCAGGGCAGCATGCGCGCCTCTTGCTCCCTGGCCTGCTGCGTTGAAAGCCTGGTCTCAGTGTCCTTGTCCGTGAGCTTGGCCGGGTGGCTGCAGGTGGCTGTGCCTGCCCAGCAGTTCCCCAACCCTGGCTGCCGGGGAAGCCGGGCCTGGGAACTGGAGCTGCCCAGGTTCCAGGTCTACGAGGGGCAGGTGGGGGAGCGCTGGGTACACTGCCCGCATCCCTGCCCACCTGCCGCGTCAGGGTCTGTGCTTGTCCCGGGGCCTGAGCTGATTTGAGGTACACAGAGCGAGCTGCTGGTCAGCCCCCACCTAGGGTGGCCACGGTTACTTTCTCTGGCTGTCTGTCAACCACGACGGAGTAGACCCCCCCAGACCCGCAACTTCCCATGTGCAGTCTGCCTCTGGAGGCGGGGCCGAGCTGGCCACCTCGCAGGTGACGGGTCAGCAGGCGCTGGGTCACGGCCACGGGGGCAGGTGGGCTACCTGAACTTAATACTGGGAGGCCAGGACACTCCTGCTGGGCAGCATTTAGTGTTGTTAGAGGACCATTGACTGTGTCtcagatcctggaaggcaatTTTATCTCCCACTGGGAAGTGCCTCTCCTCCCACGGGGAGCCCTCTCTCGATTATTTTAGCGAGCAGATTAACTCCTTCCACGTCGGGCTGAGCCCACCCTCTTCTCTGCCAGTGCCGTCCTCAGCATTCCCAGCACCGAGCCTGTCCCCCGCTGGATTGCCACTGCTCGAgaccctgggggctgctgggtggCTCCGTGCTCCCGAGAGCTGGCCTCTGAGCCTGCCTCGCCCTGCACGCCACCAAGTATCCTGACTGCacgccaggccacagccgagGCCACGCCTCTTACCCCCTCCAAGGTGCAACTCAGAGAGTTCAAAGACAGGGGCGTGCTGTGCTGGCTAAACTGTGAGCTGCTGTTTTGAGTGGCTGTCGGTGACGTAGTGACGCCAAGTTTCAAGCTGCAGGAGGAGCAGcggaaggagccaggtgcgtgAGGGCCTCACCCCGATGGGGACAGGCAAATGGCTCCATCCCTGTCCTCGTGGAGGCCAGCTCTgagctgcctgccccctccccgagGGCAGCCACGGCGCAGGGGCCTGACCACTTGGTCCCACACAATCCTGGGGCCACGGAGCCTCCCACGAGTGACAGTTAGCCACTGAGCCCCTCATCCATTCACCTGCCAACATCTCTTCATGCTTCAAACCCCGCTCTCGCACAACCTGGGGCAAAGCCAGGCAGCACCCCACGCCCCCCAAGATGAGCCCTACCTGCTCGGTGCCGCTTCCTCGCCTGGCACACCCTTCCTGCTCTGGGGTGACACCCATCTCCACGCCATGCTGTGGGCGTCTCGGGGTGGGGCAGGAGTGAGTCTGTGCTGTGTGGATCCCGTGCAGCCATGACTTCCCGGCCCCTGGCGAGTGTCAGCCGTGGGAACAGCTGAGGGAGGCGAGTGGCGCCCACACTCGGGGTGAAACGCCAGGCTCATGCCCCAGAGTGCCGGTAGCCTCGGTGCCCACTGAGAAGTGTACTGGGGGTTGGGCGGGGGGACCTGCAGGATCTACCCGGGTCCCCAAGCCCAGGGCCACTTGGGGCTCTGCTGAGCAGCGGCGCTGTGTTCAGACCAGCAGGGGCTGAGCGCCCATCGGCACCCAGCTTGTGTGGTCTCTGTCTCGGGGAGTCTACAAGGAGAAGGATGTCACCCCTGTGTCACCGGCACTCAGCTGGTCTTgtctgaaaagcagcagaggcacagagaagtcagCGACTCGCCAGCCACTCACAGGCTGAGAGCAGCTGTGGTCACGCCCAGGACCCCTCCTCACTCCAGCTGCCCACCCTCTCGCCTGCACTCTGCGGCGCCCTCGTGGGTCTGAGTCCTGCAATCGCTGTGACCAGTGCACCGAGGCCCAGCGTGCTGCTGCAGCCCCACAGCCTCGCCACCTGTTGTGGCCTGGGGGGCCCGGCTGCATGGCTGCCACGTGCCAGCCTCAtacccccttccccagcccctggcccactcctggccagCAAGCGCAACCTGCAGGTCTGGTGGATgctgtggccacaatggccttcGCTTTTGCCAAAtttcctccagcccctctgctgccgCCCCAGCCAGGCCACCACGGGACCCCCACTGGGCAGCACTTGCCTCTCAGTGGGGCTGCCAGCGGAAACGCAGGACCCCTGGAGTCTCAGACAGACAACAATGTGCCCATCCCAAAGGCCACACGGGAGACGCTAGAAGCTGTCCTGGCTCACCGGAAGCTCCCGTTTGGTTGCACATCTGTGCATTCACCGGCTGAGCccggctgcccccccccccgccctccccttggtgctggagctgggctcagacCCTGTCGTCTCCTGCTCTAAGTCCTCAGGATCACGTGCAGTGAGACACTGTCAGGGCCTCACCGCCCCAGgctttccccctcctctcccttcggTGCCATCCCTGGGCCTGCTCCCTCAGCCTCATCTGTATCCTGACTCCTCCCCCTGAGTCACTCTGGCACCAGGCCCATGCTATTTGCCCCCACTGAGCTCTGCTGCCTAAGATCCCTCGCTTGACCTCACAGCACCACGACGGCAGGGACCACTGAGCCATTTGCACCAAACACAGGGCCAGGTATACAGCGGGTGCCCAATAAATGCTGCTGACCGACCACAGAAGGGGTTCAGCATGGCTTGGGCCCGGGTAGCTCCTGCTTAGCGCAGGGACTGGGGAGGCCAGGTCACCGCCTGTCTCCCTGACAATGGCTTTAGGAGAGCGACCGCAGCAGCGATGGCTTCTGGCATCTTTTGAGGAgtttggccagcaccacggtaACTCGCCGAGACACACTGCTGTCACACCCAATCAATCTGCCAGCCTGTCATCTTCTTCCCTTGCCAAGAAAAAAACATCATTTGGAAGTGAACTCAGAAGAACCCTAAATCACCAAGCTCAGAAGCTCGGCTCCAGAGGCATTAAAGAGCCCGGGAGCAGGCGATGGTGTGCCTCTGGCCCGCCGCCGGCCGCCGAAGTGGCCTCGGACTTGAACCAGGGGCTTCCTGAGCATCCAGCAGCTTTGGCCGAATTCCAGGGGGGAAGCTGGGACTTCGGGGaacttcccagctcctgactcctcagGGGCCCCGTTCCTCAGGGGACGGGCACATCGGCCCCTCGCCCCTCTCTGGGGACTCTGTCAGAAAAACCCTCACGGGGGCACAGACGCCCACGAAAGGACAGGTCTTAGTCTCACCACTTAAAGGGAAACGCGTGGCCTCATGGACTTCCACATCGCGTCTTCCCTCCTCTGTTCCCCTGCAGTCAGCCTTTTGGCTTCGAAGCTCAATCCATTCATTCCAAAGCCCCCCTTCCCGTGGTTTCTCTGTCCCTGTCatttgtaaattaatttttccAGAGCCTCAAGCCAAGATTTTACCATCCCAGTTGTCTGGAGGATTCCTTTCCTAATTGATTTTCATGAAAATTGATTTGAGTTGAGtaagaacatctctctctccctctctctcctctctctctctctctctctctctctctctctcacacacacacacacacacacacggagctgcTCACGCAAGCACCGCCTGGTTGATGGACCAGGCTGTAAAACCTGGAGCTGCTTCCTATAAAATTGTTTCTTTGGGGGAGAGAAGGGTACAGGTGGGACTGGGTTTTCTGTTTCAATCCTGCTGGTTCATCCAGCAGAATTCTTGTCTCGGGACTGCCAACATCATCACACTGATCTCCACCCTAGCAGGAAAAGTCTTCCAGAAGACAGGAAACTGAGCAAGCGAACACCAGAAACCCTCTGTCAACTTCCCATCAGAAGGTCAGCCAAAAGTCCAACAAGGGACGCCCGTCCCAAGCCCCTGGAGTGTGCAGAAGGGACACAGTCCTGAGGAGTCACAGCTGACTGTCATAGCTGCTGTTCCGCACATTCAACAAAGCTGTCAATTCCAAAAGGGAAACAATTGTGAGTGAGACAGAGGCCAGTCAGAGGAGACAGCAGAAGACGGGGCCTggcgctggggtggggctggaggtgcCAGCCAGCTCAGAGCCCCTTGTTCTCTGGGGGTGCGGGGGGAGGGTACCCAGGCCAGCGTCCGGCAGCAGCGACCCAGCCAGTCCCCAGCAGGGCCCCATCCTGTGGGTCAGCTCCCAAGGCACAGCAGGCTGGCGCGCAGCCTGTCACCCTTAGGGCACCCACCCGAAGCGTTCCCAGTTCCCAAAGTGCCCCTGGGACAGGAGGACACAAGCTGCACACACCCCAGGGTGGGTCCTTCAATGCCCTCCACAGTCGAACAGTGCCCCAGAGCCTTCGGGACCCCCGGCCAGTCACAAATGCCCATCAGCCTCCAGGGCGATGGCCAGAACCACGTGGCAGGCCAGAGAGAGGAGGGCCGCGCTACCCTTAGCTACATTGCCAGTGGCAGCAACAGCTCCCGCTTCCTGTTTCTTACGGCCCAGGCCCTGCGCTAGGAATCTTGCTTTCTCCCATCAGTACTGCTAACAGCACCATCAGGAAGAACAAACCAGGCTCAGAAACGTTACCCTGCAAGGCCCAGCTAGGAAGGGGCAGACATGGAAGCCCCTCTCTGACTGCATGGGCGGCGGCGGTGGGGGGTACTCCCTGGCCTCTACTCTGGTGCCCAGAGAACCAAGGGTGAGGGATGCATCCTCGGGCCGTCTGGACATGCGGACGGTGCCTTCTTACGTCCCCCATGAGTGGCCCACACCCATCGTCTGTGCACGCCCCAACTCCACCACCTGCAGgcaacacagctctggctttcGTGCAGCCCTGGGGAAGGTTCCTGGCAAGCTGGCCGGTGGTTGTGGTAGGAAATAAAGAATGTATATTCCGGAGCACTGTCCGTTTCAGGTTTATTTCCTTCCCCCCTGTCTGGGCCCTGGTGGCCCCTTTGTACCCAAGCCCAGTCCTGAGGGCCTTGGGCCACAGCCGAGGTCTCACCTGGAGTTTACCTTCTCAGGGCCAGCTGGGAAGGACCCGGGCAGACTTCCTTTTCTTAAACTCTCCCCAGGGTGGGGTGGCTGTGGGAAGCTACAGGGGTGTCAGGAGCCAAGTGCCacctccccgccccagccccgcagccccTGCCCGCAGGGTCCCAGCCCGGGCGCTTCTCTGCTCACCTGCACGAAGCCCCAGAGCGGGTGGAGCGCGCAGTGCAGCAGCAGCGAGGGCCAGCAGCAGCCACGGCGCAGCACCAGGTCCCGGAGCAGCATCTCGGCGGCCGCAGCCCCGCTCGAGGGGCCAACTGTCAGGGGAGCAAGGCTCGGGTCAGGCGGGCACCATCGCCGCCGCGCCCCAGCGCACGCACCAGCCCGGGGCAGCGGGCACGCCCCGCACCCCTGGGCACCCTCGTCAATCAGGCGGGCGCCTTTGCTCCAGCTTGCACACTCGCTGGCCTAGCGGACAGCCCAGCACTCACACCCCGTTCTAGGCACACGGCCGGCAGCCAGCGAGCGCACCCTGGCCCCTGAGTACACTCACCGAGCCCCGGGCACCCCTCAGAAATCGCCGTACACAACTCGCTCTCACGGCGAGCACACTTCAAATCCGGCGGGCGCCGCTCACCCTGCGCGCACACTCACAGCATCGTGCACCACCCACGGGCTCCCGTGCACACCCACCGACTCCTGCCTACACCGCACCGCGAAATCGCCCGCTGCGTGCACCCTCTCTGCCCCGCCGGCCTCACTGCGCACAATGCAACACTTGCAACCTCCGCGCGCCCCCGGCTTCCCGCCCCCCGAGCCccgctctccccctcctcccagcccgcACCCCCTCCAGTGCCTCACGCCACCTTGGCGGGCTGCGGCCCCGGCAGATCCCCGGCGCGGAGAAGGGAGATCCGCGCTCCCCCCGCGGCAGCTCCGTTTAGCCGCCGGACGGCCCCCATTTAAAGCCCGCCGCCTCCCCTGTCCCCCCCGCCCTCTAGGCGGGGCCTCGGTCCTCACCCTGGCGGCTGCGCGGACGCCCGGGGGCTTCACATGCTGGGGAGGAGCGCCGAGCACTGGAGCAAAAGTTTGCGCGCCGCTTGGGCCTCCGGGGCGGCCGAGCCGGGGACCCGGGCGCCGCGCGCTCGCTCGGGACGCAGGGCGCGGCGGCTCCGGGCTGCGCCTGGCCGCGCGCGGGGCGGCACCCTGCGCCCAGGGCCGGGGCGGGCGGCCGAG
The nucleotide sequence above comes from Oryctolagus cuniculus chromosome 20, mOryCun1.1, whole genome shotgun sequence. Encoded proteins:
- the PRIMA1 gene encoding proline-rich membrane anchor 1, with the protein product MLLRDLVLRRGCCWPSLLLHCALHPLWGFVQVTHGEPQKSCSKVTDSCQHICQCRPPPPLPPPPPPPPPPRLLSAPAPNSTSCPAEESWWSGLVIVIAVCCASLVFLTVLVVICYKAIKRKPLRKDENGTSAAEYPMSSQSSKGVDVNNAVV